The following are encoded together in the Tepidiforma bonchosmolovskayae genome:
- a CDS encoding cob(I)yrinic acid a,c-diamide adenosyltransferase, translating to MVRINRVYTRAGDTGTTALGGGQRVPKESLRIEAYGTVDELNSVLGVAIAAGLDPSMRERFHIIQQVLFNLGSDLCILEEDKERLPVPRVEPRHVEQLEQWIDEWNEALEPLTSFILPGGDLAAAQLHVARTVCRRAERAVVALSREEPIGAEVVPYLNRLSDFLFVAARYQAKLAGVGDILWDSRKY from the coding sequence ATGGTTCGCATCAATCGCGTCTACACCCGCGCCGGGGATACCGGCACCACCGCCCTCGGAGGCGGCCAGCGCGTTCCCAAGGAGAGCCTCCGTATCGAGGCGTACGGGACGGTGGACGAGCTGAACAGCGTCCTCGGCGTGGCGATCGCCGCCGGCCTCGACCCATCGATGCGGGAGCGGTTCCACATCATCCAGCAGGTGCTGTTCAACCTCGGCTCGGACCTGTGCATCCTCGAGGAGGACAAGGAACGGCTGCCGGTGCCGCGGGTCGAGCCCCGCCACGTCGAGCAGCTCGAGCAGTGGATCGACGAGTGGAACGAGGCGCTCGAGCCGCTCACGAGTTTCATCCTGCCAGGGGGCGACCTGGCTGCGGCCCAGCTCCACGTCGCGCGGACGGTCTGCCGCCGGGCCGAACGGGCGGTGGTGGCGCTCTCTCGGGAGGAGCCGATCGGCGCGGAGGTGGTCCCGTACCTCAACCGGCTCTCGGACTTCCTGTTCGTGGCTGCCAGGTACCAGGCAAAGCTGGCCGGCGTGGGCGACATCCTCTGGGACAGCCGGAAGTACTGA
- a CDS encoding SDR family NAD(P)-dependent oxidoreductase: MGRFEGKVGVVTGGGTGIGLACARAIVEGGGRVFLAGRREAVLRAAAEQLGPAADYVVCDVADDASVASAFANVEKTAGALHLAVNAAGTGTVGSVLNGPVSEFTRVLETNLTGAYRAMQHEARLMARSGGGSIVNISSIAGTHTHRWMTAYCVAKAGLNMLTRCAADDLGELGIRVNAVAPGLVPTDLAAGLVANEETVAEYLRCMPLARLGTTEDIAHAVAFLLSDEASWITGMVVAADGGHHLRQGPDLLHQFRPMFGGAAGSPAPSRA; the protein is encoded by the coding sequence ATGGGGCGTTTCGAGGGAAAAGTCGGCGTTGTGACCGGGGGCGGCACCGGCATCGGCCTGGCATGCGCGCGGGCGATCGTCGAAGGCGGCGGGAGGGTGTTCCTTGCGGGCCGGCGCGAGGCGGTCCTCCGGGCGGCGGCCGAGCAGCTCGGCCCGGCTGCCGACTACGTCGTGTGCGACGTGGCCGACGACGCCTCGGTCGCCTCGGCCTTCGCAAACGTGGAGAAGACCGCCGGGGCGCTGCACCTGGCCGTCAACGCCGCAGGCACGGGGACCGTCGGGAGCGTCCTCAACGGGCCGGTCAGCGAGTTCACGCGCGTGCTGGAGACGAACCTGACGGGCGCGTACCGGGCGATGCAGCACGAGGCGCGCCTCATGGCGCGGTCCGGCGGGGGGAGCATCGTCAACATCAGCTCCATTGCCGGGACGCATACGCACCGGTGGATGACAGCGTACTGCGTGGCCAAGGCGGGGCTGAACATGCTGACGCGCTGCGCGGCGGACGACCTCGGTGAGCTGGGCATCCGGGTCAATGCGGTGGCGCCCGGGCTGGTGCCCACCGACCTCGCGGCGGGGCTCGTCGCGAACGAGGAGACGGTCGCCGAGTACCTGCGGTGCATGCCGCTGGCGCGGCTTGGCACGACGGAAGACATTGCGCATGCCGTGGCCTTCCTGCTGAGCGACGAAGCGAGCTGGATTACGGGGATGGTCGTGGCGGCCGACGGGGGCCACCATCTTCGGCAGGGGCCCGACCTGCTGCACCAGTTCCGCCCCATGTTCGGGGGCGCGGCCGGCAGCCCGGCTCCGAGCCGGGCTTGA
- a CDS encoding TetR/AcrR family transcriptional regulator — protein sequence MSSHPGQDQAREPDVRDRIFASALRLFSQKGFAATSLREVSEDAGTTKPMIYYYFGSKEGLYAGIVRQILEELAETIRSQLPAEAPVAEQVLAYCERYLDCFLQQEEIIALVLREVFGLGGVPMAEFSQALGERVRLPLDEILARGMAAGELRTDDVPVCATAITGILNMFILAHVFGGAPIDRETPLRQVRYYIAGLACTP from the coding sequence GTGTCGTCGCATCCTGGCCAGGACCAGGCGAGAGAACCCGACGTTCGCGACCGCATCTTCGCGAGCGCCCTGCGGCTCTTTTCGCAAAAGGGCTTCGCCGCCACCTCACTCCGCGAAGTTTCGGAAGACGCCGGCACGACGAAGCCGATGATCTACTACTACTTCGGCTCAAAAGAGGGGCTCTACGCCGGCATCGTCCGCCAGATTCTCGAAGAGCTGGCTGAGACCATCCGCAGCCAGCTCCCGGCCGAAGCGCCTGTTGCCGAACAGGTGCTCGCCTACTGCGAGCGGTACCTCGACTGCTTCCTTCAGCAGGAGGAGATCATCGCGCTGGTGCTGCGCGAAGTATTCGGCCTTGGCGGCGTGCCCATGGCCGAATTCTCTCAGGCACTCGGGGAGCGCGTGCGTCTGCCGCTCGACGAAATCCTCGCGCGGGGCATGGCGGCCGGCGAACTGCGCACCGATGACGTCCCCGTCTGCGCCACCGCAATCACCGGCATCCTCAACATGTTCATCCTCGCGCACGTCTTCGGGGGCGCGCCCATCGACCGGGAGACGCCGCTCCGCCAGGTGCGCTACTACATCGCCGGGCTCGCCTGCACCCCCTGA
- a CDS encoding chemotaxis protein CheW, which produces MASAALPSSPVQCVIFRVGRTLQALSIDDVREILVPGSLTPSPGAPPHVLGLTQVRGQAIPVIDLAARLGLGHAETSPDRRLIVVSAGEGAAALLVDGVEEVTTARPEEFELVRIPGATRRVVLKHRDELVGWLVSAELVEPGQERAALAA; this is translated from the coding sequence ATGGCATCAGCAGCTCTTCCGTCGTCGCCGGTCCAGTGCGTCATCTTTCGCGTTGGGCGCACGCTCCAGGCGCTGTCCATCGACGATGTCCGCGAAATTCTCGTGCCGGGGTCCCTGACGCCGTCGCCCGGGGCGCCCCCGCACGTCCTCGGCCTCACGCAGGTGCGCGGCCAGGCGATCCCGGTCATCGACCTCGCCGCGCGTCTCGGTCTCGGCCACGCGGAGACCTCGCCCGACCGGCGGCTCATCGTCGTCTCAGCCGGCGAGGGCGCGGCCGCGCTCCTCGTCGATGGGGTCGAAGAGGTCACGACGGCCCGGCCCGAGGAGTTCGAACTGGTGCGCATCCCCGGCGCTACGCGGCGGGTCGTGCTCAAGCACCGGGATGAGCTGGTCGGTTGGCTTGTGAGCGCCGAACTCGTCGAACCGGGTCAGGAGCGGGCGGCGCTCGCTGCCTGA
- a CDS encoding Fur family transcriptional regulator, translating into MGFTELANARLETIGFRSTAPRRAVLRAIEAAGAPFTVEDLLASLPDVGRATVFRTIKLLHELELLCRVPLEDGSVRYQLSQGEHHHHLVCRGCGRFTEFTDLELDARIQEQARAHDFTLEGHAVELYGLCRECRGQGA; encoded by the coding sequence GTGGGGTTTACCGAACTCGCGAACGCGCGGCTTGAGACGATTGGCTTCCGGTCGACGGCCCCGAGGAGGGCCGTGCTGCGGGCGATCGAAGCGGCGGGCGCCCCGTTTACCGTCGAGGACCTGCTGGCCAGCCTCCCGGACGTCGGGCGGGCGACGGTGTTCCGCACGATCAAACTCCTGCACGAGCTGGAGCTCCTCTGCCGCGTGCCGCTCGAAGACGGGAGCGTCCGGTACCAGCTCAGCCAGGGGGAACACCACCACCACCTCGTCTGCCGCGGCTGCGGGCGGTTCACCGAATTCACGGACCTTGAGCTGGACGCCCGGATCCAGGAACAGGCGCGGGCGCATGACTTTACCCTCGAAGGGCACGCCGTCGAGCTGTACGGCCTGTGCCGCGAGTGCCGCGGGCAGGGCGCATAG
- a CDS encoding J domain-containing protein, with protein sequence MAEPRLVDYYSILNLPPKADLAGIEAAYARLSDDLMRQAQYDDSAREAMQRLNEAYAVLSKPELRREYDRAFFRAELERLEREARAAQRRRNLAGNILVAALGLVVAVQAAALLYLGWDSATALFRAIADWLI encoded by the coding sequence ATGGCCGAGCCCCGGCTGGTCGATTACTACTCCATCCTCAACCTGCCCCCAAAGGCTGACCTTGCGGGCATCGAGGCCGCCTATGCGCGCCTCTCGGACGACCTGATGCGCCAGGCCCAGTATGACGACTCCGCCCGGGAGGCGATGCAGCGCCTCAACGAGGCCTACGCGGTGCTTTCGAAGCCTGAACTCCGCCGCGAGTACGACCGCGCGTTCTTCCGCGCAGAACTCGAGCGGCTCGAGCGGGAGGCCCGGGCCGCTCAGCGGCGCCGCAACCTGGCCGGCAACATCCTCGTCGCGGCGCTCGGGCTCGTGGTGGCCGTCCAGGCCGCCGCGCTGCTCTACCTCGGCTGGGATAGCGCGACCGCGCTCTTCCGGGCCATCGCAGACTGGCTCATCTGA
- the pyrR gene encoding bifunctional pyr operon transcriptional regulator/uracil phosphoribosyltransferase PyrR, which yields MSGVRYLGPEEIARTIRRLGHEIIESNRGTDGLVLVGLLSRGYPLARRLAAAIREFEGVEVPVGALDIGLYRDDVAQRGTPPPVRPSDIPVSIDGKTVVLVDDVLFTGRSARAALDALLDFGRPARVRLCVLVDRGHRELPIRPDFVGKNIPTALVQRVRVRLSETDGEDAVYVYGGEDGDA from the coding sequence GTGAGCGGCGTACGGTATCTGGGGCCAGAAGAAATCGCCCGCACCATCCGGCGGCTGGGCCACGAGATCATCGAGAGCAACCGCGGCACGGATGGGCTCGTGCTGGTTGGGCTGCTCTCGCGGGGGTACCCGCTGGCGCGGCGGCTTGCAGCCGCGATCCGCGAATTCGAGGGCGTGGAAGTACCGGTAGGCGCCCTCGACATCGGGCTGTACCGGGACGATGTTGCGCAGCGCGGGACTCCACCGCCGGTGCGGCCATCGGATATCCCGGTTTCCATCGACGGCAAGACCGTCGTGCTGGTCGACGATGTGCTGTTTACCGGGCGCTCTGCGCGGGCGGCGCTGGACGCGCTGCTGGATTTCGGCCGGCCGGCGCGGGTTCGCCTGTGTGTGCTGGTCGACCGGGGCCACCGGGAGCTGCCGATCCGGCCCGACTTCGTGGGCAAGAATATCCCGACCGCGCTGGTGCAGCGGGTTCGGGTGCGGCTGAGCGAGACAGACGGTGAGGATGCGGTTTACGTGTACGGCGGGGAGGACGGCGATGCTTGA
- a CDS encoding dihydroorotase, translating to MNDILLVRGGRVLDPAAGLDAVLDVLVANGVVAAIGPGLEAAGARVLDAGGCIVAPGFVDLHAHLREPGFEQKGTIATETEAALRGGFTTVCAMPNTRPAPDCGPVLESIVDLVRRHARVRVFPIGCVTRERAGKELAELAELAAGGVVAFSDDGSPVADPRLMRNALALAEALGLPLSEHCDTPEMHTSGAMNEGAVSERLGLSGQPAAAEATAVARNIELAAATGARLHIAHVTTARAVELVAEAKARGLPVTCEVTPSHLFLTEAAVAGDGPEPAYDTNAKINPPLRTEADRRALLRGLEAGVIDAIATDHAPHAVEDKLVEFEDAAFGISCFESAAGTVFTLAARGELRIERAIAALTSGPAACFGLAERAPGVGRLEPGVSRDVVVIDPAAEWVVDPAGWVSKGKNTPLGGRRLTGAVRAVIIDGTLRWEREGASV from the coding sequence ATGAACGACATCCTGCTGGTCCGCGGCGGACGCGTGCTCGACCCGGCTGCGGGGCTGGACGCCGTTCTCGACGTGCTCGTGGCGAATGGCGTTGTTGCGGCGATTGGGCCGGGGCTCGAAGCGGCCGGGGCGCGAGTGCTGGATGCCGGCGGCTGCATCGTTGCGCCGGGCTTCGTTGACCTGCACGCGCACCTGCGTGAGCCCGGCTTTGAGCAGAAGGGCACCATCGCGACGGAGACTGAGGCGGCGCTGCGCGGGGGGTTCACCACGGTGTGTGCGATGCCGAACACACGCCCTGCCCCCGATTGCGGGCCGGTGCTGGAGAGCATTGTCGACCTGGTGCGCCGCCATGCACGCGTGCGCGTCTTCCCCATCGGCTGCGTCACGCGGGAGCGTGCCGGCAAGGAGCTGGCGGAACTCGCGGAACTGGCGGCCGGGGGAGTCGTTGCGTTCAGCGACGACGGGAGCCCGGTAGCCGACCCGCGGCTGATGCGGAACGCGCTGGCGCTGGCCGAAGCTCTCGGCCTGCCGCTTTCGGAGCACTGCGACACGCCGGAGATGCACACCAGTGGCGCGATGAACGAAGGCGCGGTCAGCGAACGGCTGGGGCTCTCGGGCCAACCGGCTGCAGCAGAGGCGACGGCAGTCGCGCGGAACATCGAACTCGCCGCGGCGACGGGTGCGCGGCTCCATATCGCCCACGTCACGACCGCTCGGGCGGTCGAGCTGGTTGCCGAGGCGAAGGCGCGGGGGCTCCCGGTCACCTGCGAGGTGACGCCGAGCCACCTGTTCCTTACCGAGGCAGCGGTCGCCGGTGACGGGCCGGAGCCGGCCTACGACACGAACGCCAAGATCAACCCGCCGCTGCGGACCGAGGCGGACCGGCGGGCGCTGCTGCGCGGGCTCGAGGCCGGGGTGATTGACGCCATCGCAACCGACCACGCCCCGCACGCGGTGGAGGACAAGCTCGTCGAATTCGAGGACGCGGCGTTCGGCATAAGCTGCTTCGAATCGGCGGCCGGGACGGTGTTCACACTGGCGGCCCGCGGGGAGCTGCGCATCGAACGCGCCATTGCGGCGCTGACGAGCGGGCCGGCGGCGTGCTTCGGGCTGGCCGAGCGCGCGCCGGGCGTCGGCCGGCTCGAGCCGGGCGTCTCGCGGGACGTGGTGGTGATCGACCCGGCGGCGGAGTGGGTAGTCGACCCGGCCGGCTGGGTTTCGAAGGGGAAGAATACGCCGCTCGGCGGGCGCCGGCTTACCGGTGCGGTCCGGGCGGTCATCATCGATGGAACGCTCAGGTGGGAGCGGGAGGGTGCCAGTGTCTAA
- a CDS encoding ABC1 kinase family protein has product MAETLTGARPLPWPQRIRRFIDVGWTFVVIYLTYKRLQKFPARDPEERAWRLSNAHLANARRIYALATRMEGLLIKTCQFISSRADVAPPEYISVLSRLQDRVPARPFREVAEQVRRELGAHPDAIFAEFSRTPIASASLAQVHRARTKDGHDVAIKVQYPGIDRVLETDLRNISILVRILARIEPNFDFRVIMDELNRQVPRELDFILEGQSAERVARDLSHRRDIRIPKVYWEYTARRVLTTEFIEATKISDIPALLAQGIDPNDVALIMTEAYCEQILVHGYFHADPHPGNLLVLPGPVVVFIDFGLSKELPEDFRLNYARLVVAMMRQDEKEMVEAFRAIGFRTKSDDPETLIALGRSFFEAAGPEQKPYIDADVMPEVNERLARILNANPVTEIPGEILLIFRVLGLMSGLQKRLDSRVNMFETITPYAEEQAKLLEMRGAGEAAG; this is encoded by the coding sequence ATGGCGGAGACACTGACTGGAGCGCGGCCGCTCCCCTGGCCGCAGCGGATTCGGAGGTTCATCGACGTCGGGTGGACCTTCGTCGTTATCTACCTCACCTACAAGCGGCTGCAGAAATTCCCGGCCCGGGACCCCGAGGAGCGCGCCTGGCGGCTTTCGAATGCACACCTGGCAAATGCCCGCCGAATTTACGCGCTCGCAACGCGGATGGAAGGGCTGCTCATCAAAACGTGCCAGTTCATCTCGAGCCGGGCCGATGTCGCGCCCCCGGAGTACATCAGCGTCTTGAGCCGGCTCCAGGACCGGGTGCCGGCGCGCCCGTTCCGGGAGGTGGCTGAGCAGGTGCGGCGCGAGCTTGGCGCCCATCCTGACGCCATCTTCGCGGAGTTTTCGCGGACGCCAATCGCGTCGGCGTCGCTGGCCCAGGTGCACCGCGCGCGGACGAAGGACGGCCACGACGTCGCCATCAAGGTCCAGTACCCGGGCATCGACCGCGTGCTGGAGACCGACCTCCGGAACATCTCCATCCTGGTTCGCATCCTGGCCCGGATCGAGCCGAACTTCGATTTCCGGGTCATCATGGACGAGCTGAACCGGCAGGTGCCGCGGGAGCTCGACTTTATCCTCGAAGGGCAGAGCGCCGAGCGGGTCGCGCGCGACCTTTCGCACCGGCGGGACATCCGCATCCCGAAAGTGTACTGGGAGTACACCGCGCGGCGGGTCCTGACGACCGAGTTCATCGAGGCGACCAAGATTTCGGACATCCCGGCGCTGCTGGCGCAGGGCATCGACCCGAATGATGTGGCGCTTATCATGACCGAGGCGTACTGCGAGCAGATTCTCGTGCACGGCTACTTCCACGCGGACCCGCACCCGGGCAATCTGCTGGTGCTTCCGGGGCCAGTGGTCGTGTTCATCGACTTCGGGCTCTCGAAGGAGCTCCCGGAGGACTTCCGCCTGAACTATGCGCGGCTGGTCGTGGCGATGATGCGGCAGGACGAAAAGGAGATGGTGGAGGCCTTCCGGGCGATTGGCTTCCGAACGAAATCGGACGACCCGGAGACGCTCATCGCCCTTGGGCGGTCGTTCTTTGAGGCAGCGGGGCCTGAGCAGAAGCCCTACATCGACGCGGATGTGATGCCCGAGGTCAACGAGCGGCTGGCGCGCATCCTGAACGCTAACCCGGTCACAGAGATCCCGGGGGAGATTCTGCTCATCTTCCGGGTGCTCGGGCTGATGAGCGGCCTGCAGAAGCGGCTGGACAGCCGGGTGAATATGTTCGAGACGATTACCCCCTACGCCGAGGAGCAGGCGAAGCTGCTCGAAATGCGCGGGGCGGGAGAAGCGGCAGGCTGA
- a CDS encoding AAA family ATPase, with translation MAEPPEADRLTPAEVAQVRDAAERLRASVERVIVGNRHVVDLALVALLCEGHILLEDVPGTGKTTLAKALARSLDCSFRRIQFTPDLMPSDITGITYYNQKLGEFVFREGPLLAQVVLADEINRATPRTQAALLEAMEERQLTVEGTTVRMPSPFLVIATQNPVELEGTFPLPEAQLDRFLLRLRLGYPSEEDEDRMLQRFEAASPLETLAPVIDAPTLVTLARRLQRLYVAPPVRRYIVRLVQATRAEPAFELGASPRAALALFRAARARAALDGRDYVLPDDVKQLVGPVLAHRLILSTQARLRGRDVEQLLAEVVERIPVPLEG, from the coding sequence ATGGCCGAACCTCCTGAAGCCGACCGCCTGACCCCTGCCGAGGTGGCGCAGGTGCGCGATGCGGCGGAGCGCCTCCGCGCCAGCGTCGAACGGGTCATCGTCGGCAACCGCCACGTCGTCGACCTGGCGCTCGTCGCGCTCCTCTGCGAGGGCCACATCCTCCTCGAAGACGTGCCGGGTACCGGTAAGACGACGCTCGCCAAGGCCCTCGCACGGTCGCTCGACTGCTCGTTCCGGCGCATCCAGTTCACGCCCGACCTGATGCCGTCGGACATCACCGGTATCACCTACTACAACCAGAAGCTCGGCGAATTTGTCTTCCGCGAGGGGCCGCTCCTCGCCCAGGTCGTGCTCGCCGACGAGATCAACCGCGCGACCCCGCGCACCCAGGCCGCCCTGCTTGAGGCCATGGAGGAACGCCAGCTCACCGTCGAAGGCACGACGGTCCGCATGCCCTCGCCGTTCCTGGTCATCGCCACCCAGAACCCGGTCGAACTCGAAGGCACCTTCCCGCTGCCCGAAGCCCAGCTCGACCGCTTTCTCCTGCGCCTCCGCCTCGGGTACCCCAGCGAGGAGGACGAGGACCGGATGCTCCAGCGCTTCGAAGCTGCAAGCCCGCTCGAGACGCTCGCTCCGGTCATCGATGCCCCGACGCTCGTCACGCTCGCGCGCCGGCTCCAGCGGCTCTATGTCGCACCGCCGGTTCGCCGCTACATCGTCCGCCTGGTGCAGGCGACCCGCGCCGAGCCCGCCTTCGAGCTCGGCGCAAGCCCTCGCGCGGCCCTCGCACTCTTCCGCGCGGCCCGCGCCCGCGCTGCCCTCGATGGGCGCGACTACGTGCTCCCCGACGACGTCAAACAGCTTGTCGGCCCCGTCCTCGCTCACCGCCTGATCCTCTCGACCCAGGCACGGCTCCGCGGCCGCGATGTCGAGCAGCTGCTCGCCGAGGTCGTCGAGCGTATCCCGGTCCCGCTGGAGGGCTGA
- a CDS encoding MBL fold metallo-hydrolase → MRDVTAVSLGDNTIYLVTLDGARVLIDTGPDFRGADALLEEALRGRLPDLVIATHGHLDHAGLGAWWQARGVPVAMHRLDWPLATGKEPSGEEFAALERFVQDCGAPADVALEARAGVEARRRWSAEARGGDYRPAGRDRRWPTGLRYVPFTPAKGLEDAMVPGLELLHLPGHTPGNAVAWVPSEGWLFSGDQLLPGLTPTPALQGHHGAGGPDWRLRSLPLFIDGLQRIRGLAPARCFPGHGEPFGDVTAAVDANLAQAEQRAERALDILRAAGPRTVYELAEALYPRAVRRRFWQIVATVQGVLDLLEARGQAVSDGVRWEVAQAASAARS, encoded by the coding sequence GTGCGAGACGTTACGGCCGTTTCCCTCGGCGACAATACGATCTACCTGGTCACGCTCGATGGCGCGCGTGTGCTCATCGACACGGGGCCGGACTTCCGCGGCGCGGACGCGCTCCTGGAGGAGGCGCTGCGAGGCCGGCTGCCGGACCTCGTGATTGCGACGCATGGCCACCTCGACCACGCGGGCCTCGGGGCCTGGTGGCAGGCGCGCGGCGTGCCGGTGGCGATGCACCGGCTCGACTGGCCGCTCGCCACGGGCAAGGAACCGTCGGGCGAGGAGTTCGCCGCCCTCGAACGGTTCGTACAGGACTGCGGAGCGCCTGCCGACGTTGCGCTGGAGGCGCGGGCCGGCGTCGAGGCGCGGCGGCGGTGGTCGGCTGAGGCACGGGGCGGCGACTACCGGCCGGCGGGCCGGGACCGGCGCTGGCCGACCGGGCTGCGGTACGTTCCGTTTACGCCCGCGAAGGGTCTTGAGGATGCCATGGTGCCGGGGCTCGAGCTGCTTCACCTGCCCGGGCACACGCCCGGCAACGCCGTGGCCTGGGTGCCATCAGAAGGGTGGCTGTTCTCGGGCGACCAGCTCCTGCCGGGGCTGACGCCCACGCCGGCGCTCCAGGGGCACCACGGAGCTGGCGGGCCAGACTGGCGGCTGCGGAGCCTGCCGCTCTTCATCGATGGCCTTCAGCGCATCCGGGGGCTGGCGCCGGCACGGTGCTTTCCGGGCCACGGCGAGCCGTTCGGCGACGTGACGGCGGCGGTGGACGCGAACCTCGCACAGGCCGAGCAGCGCGCAGAACGGGCGCTCGACATCCTGCGGGCGGCAGGACCCCGCACGGTCTACGAGCTCGCGGAGGCGCTCTACCCCCGGGCGGTCCGGCGGCGGTTCTGGCAGATCGTGGCGACGGTCCAGGGGGTGCTCGACCTGCTCGAAGCCCGGGGACAGGCGGTCAGCGACGGCGTTCGCTGGGAAGTGGCTCAGGCAGCGAGCGCCGCCCGCTCCTGA
- a CDS encoding aspartate carbamoyltransferase catalytic subunit, with product MLDAPARLAGTAGGAAWTRKDLLDTDSLSREEIELVLETARSMKEVRSRPVAKVPTLRGVTVATLFYEQSTRTRASFEVAAKSLGADVVNLTASGSSVEKGESLIDTVRTLEAIGTDVIVMRHFRSGAPYLAARHTGASIINGGDGTHAHPTQALLDLFTMVNHLGSVEGRRVVIVGDILHSRVARSNAWTLLRLGAEVTLCGPATLLPRWFVPEVPGGGRCTVTTDFDRAIEGADVVMALRMQKERQQRGLIPSLREYIAGYQVNAQRLGRAAPGALLMHPGPMNEGVELSPDVAHGAQSRIEEQVANGVAVRMALLYLIAARSRA from the coding sequence ATGCTTGATGCTCCCGCACGGCTCGCCGGGACCGCCGGCGGAGCCGCCTGGACTCGGAAGGACCTGCTGGATACGGATTCGCTCTCGCGCGAGGAGATCGAGCTGGTGCTCGAAACTGCGCGGAGCATGAAGGAGGTGCGCTCCCGGCCGGTCGCAAAAGTGCCGACGCTGCGGGGCGTGACCGTCGCGACGCTGTTCTACGAGCAGAGCACACGGACACGGGCGAGCTTCGAGGTCGCGGCGAAGTCGCTCGGCGCGGACGTGGTCAACCTCACGGCGTCAGGGTCATCGGTGGAGAAGGGCGAGTCGCTCATCGACACCGTACGGACGCTCGAGGCGATCGGCACGGACGTCATCGTGATGCGCCATTTCCGGTCGGGGGCGCCCTACCTCGCAGCCCGGCACACCGGCGCCAGCATCATTAACGGCGGCGACGGGACGCACGCCCATCCGACGCAGGCGCTGCTCGACCTGTTCACGATGGTGAACCACCTCGGCTCGGTGGAAGGCCGCCGGGTCGTCATCGTCGGAGATATCCTGCACTCGCGCGTCGCGCGGTCGAATGCGTGGACGCTGCTTCGCCTCGGGGCGGAGGTGACGCTCTGCGGTCCGGCCACGCTGCTCCCGCGGTGGTTCGTGCCGGAGGTCCCCGGCGGCGGGAGGTGCACCGTCACGACCGACTTCGACCGGGCGATCGAAGGCGCCGACGTGGTGATGGCGCTGCGGATGCAGAAGGAGCGGCAGCAGCGCGGACTCATCCCCTCCCTCCGGGAGTACATCGCGGGGTACCAGGTGAACGCCCAACGGCTGGGGCGCGCCGCGCCGGGCGCGCTGCTGATGCACCCGGGACCGATGAACGAGGGGGTCGAGCTTTCGCCGGATGTGGCCCACGGCGCCCAATCCCGCATCGAAGAGCAGGTCGCCAACGGGGTCGCCGTACGCATGGCGCTGCTCTACCTGATCGCCGCGAGGAGCCGCGCATGA